In Persicimonas caeni, a single window of DNA contains:
- a CDS encoding nucleotidyltransferase domain-containing protein, with translation MPVTRHEILALLKTVLEPQDGVCAMWRGGSAARGESDEWSDIDAVVVCEEENVDAVFDTVEAALPRLSPIDLVWKVPEPTWHGHAQRFYRLVDAPDHLLIDLVVMIRGSHERFLVPERHGLAVPVFDKVGLIKPAEFDAQAFRAKMRADLADTKVRFEILQCMVDKEIQRGRPLDALNFYFGLTLTPLIKVLGMRYRRSRYDFGRRYTREDFPTDVADKVEALHFVRDLDDLETKHDRAQQLFWQTVQILED, from the coding sequence ATGCCAGTCACCCGTCACGAAATCCTAGCCCTCCTCAAAACCGTTCTAGAACCCCAAGATGGCGTCTGCGCTATGTGGCGAGGCGGCTCGGCCGCCCGCGGCGAATCCGACGAGTGGTCGGATATCGACGCGGTGGTCGTCTGCGAGGAGGAGAACGTCGACGCGGTGTTCGACACCGTCGAAGCCGCGCTCCCCAGGCTCTCGCCCATCGACCTCGTCTGGAAAGTGCCCGAGCCGACCTGGCACGGTCACGCCCAGCGCTTCTATCGACTGGTCGACGCCCCCGACCACCTGCTGATCGACCTGGTGGTCATGATACGTGGCTCCCACGAGCGGTTTCTGGTGCCAGAGCGCCACGGTTTGGCCGTGCCGGTCTTCGACAAAGTCGGCCTGATCAAACCGGCGGAGTTCGACGCCCAAGCGTTCCGCGCCAAGATGCGCGCCGACCTGGCCGACACGAAGGTGCGCTTCGAAATTTTGCAGTGCATGGTCGACAAGGAGATCCAGCGCGGCCGACCGCTCGACGCGCTCAACTTCTATTTTGGCCTGACGCTCACGCCGCTCATCAAAGTGCTCGGCATGCGCTATCGTCGCTCGCGCTACGACTTCGGACGGCGCTACACGCGCGAAGATTTCCCGACCGACGTCGCCGACAAGGTCGAGGCGCTCCACTTCGTGCGCGACCTCGACGACCTCGAGACCAAGCACGACCGCGCCCAACAACTGTTCTGGCAAACCGTCCAAATACTAGAAGACTAG
- a CDS encoding LysR family transcriptional regulator: protein MDLNQLRAFLAVAREGHMTRAARQLHLTQPAVSAQISKLEEEVGHRLFDRTPTGMVLTEAGGLFREYVEESLLHLENGRLALDQLAGLEKGSLSVGGGATATTYLLPPILGRFHAEHPGIRFFVREQSSQQSVEDVLAGDLDLGIVTLPIKLPSGSSAASSKLEVEPWEEDELRLIVPPAHEANARDSFEWSDLAGMPLVLFEAGSAVRDIIDRRISDAQIDVDIVMELRSIESIKQMVAQGIGSGFVSQFALGEQQEGLRCVENPISRELAVIYASDRTQSPAAKAFLEMMRA, encoded by the coding sequence ATGGACCTCAACCAACTCCGAGCCTTCCTCGCCGTCGCCCGCGAGGGCCACATGACCCGTGCGGCGCGCCAACTGCACCTGACCCAACCCGCCGTCAGCGCGCAGATTTCGAAGCTCGAAGAAGAAGTCGGCCACCGGCTCTTCGACCGCACTCCCACCGGCATGGTGCTCACCGAGGCCGGCGGGCTGTTCCGCGAGTACGTCGAGGAGTCGCTGCTCCATCTCGAAAACGGCCGCCTCGCCCTCGACCAACTCGCCGGCCTCGAAAAGGGCTCGTTGAGTGTGGGCGGCGGCGCGACCGCGACCACTTATCTGCTCCCGCCCATTTTGGGACGCTTTCACGCCGAGCACCCCGGCATTCGCTTCTTCGTGCGTGAGCAGTCGAGCCAGCAGTCGGTCGAAGACGTCTTGGCCGGGGATCTCGACCTGGGGATCGTCACTCTGCCCATCAAGCTCCCATCGGGCTCGTCGGCGGCCTCGTCCAAGCTCGAGGTCGAACCGTGGGAGGAAGACGAGCTTCGCCTGATCGTACCGCCCGCCCACGAGGCCAACGCCCGCGACTCCTTCGAGTGGTCCGACTTGGCTGGCATGCCGCTGGTACTCTTCGAAGCTGGCTCGGCGGTGCGCGACATCATCGACCGACGCATCTCAGATGCCCAAATCGACGTCGACATCGTCATGGAGCTTCGCTCGATCGAGTCGATCAAGCAGATGGTCGCCCAGGGCATCGGCTCGGGCTTCGTCAGCCAATTCGCGCTCGGCGAACAACAAGAGGGGCTTCGGTGCGTCGAGAACCCCATCTCGCGCGAACTCGCCGTAATTTACGCCAGCGACCGCACTCAGAGCCCGGCGGCCAAGGCATTCTTGGAAATGATGCGCGCCTGA
- a CDS encoding OmpA family protein, with protein sequence MLLGSSTADAQTFPPDSDWVEVTQNGSPINEPIGDANGERDIVSDANNPPAYIYADATHYYFRLRLDESPLTNSGTYRPFGWAVEFDTDGNLDNYEYLAMLDGIANPDEVNLWKNTVQSKIGDPSDSAEVLLATYSITTHARAVQASSSINGTPDWFADWAINKADLAAEGITDSTQLTLIFGSSNNAQSIAADLMAPSGVTTLSGAASDPVTCDANGCSTACIDNDGDGLTDCEEAGLGTSDSAVDTDGDGIDDWLETDGGSAIDTDSDGTIDALDSDSDDDGLADSTEGATDTDGDTIGDWRDTDDDGDGIPTADEVTDSTALGDNDVDTTGGSNWLDTDADGDGTDDGTEGRGDVDGDGIPNYLDADDTDGPDADADGDGLLNSTESNLGTDPYNTDTDGDGIDDFVETDGGNPTDTDSDGTIDALDTDSDDDGLTDSAEGTSDTDGDTIGDWRDTDDDGDGIPTADEVTDSTALGDNNVDTTGGDNWLDTDADGDGTDDGTEGRGDVDGDGIPNYLDADDTDGPLADPDGDGLTNAEETTAGTDPNNPDTDGDGLTDGDEVNNHSTDPNDTDTDGDGLSDGDEVNTHGTDPTLTDTDNGGVPDGTEVNSGTDPLDGSDDSTLVDSDGDGLTDAQETTLGTDPNNADSDGDGIDDFVETDGGSATDTDNDGTIDALDDDSDGDGVLDIDEMYDTADEDIDGDGTPNWRDTDDDDDGILTADELDDSTTLGDQDVDGDGYENYFDTDADGDGADDTTEGRGDVDGDGAPNYLDADDTDGPLADPDGDGLTNEEETTAGTDPNVSDSDGDGLSDGEEVNDHNTDPTNADSDGDGLNDGEEVNDHGTDPNDGDTDDGGLSDGAEVSNGGDPLDPEDDNDGVDSDGDGLTDDEEVNLGTDPNAGDTDGDGILDGSELDLGTDPTLEDTDGDGVLDGDEADLGTDPTIADTDGDGIIDGDERDLGTDPTVSDSDGDGIDDSVETDGGNAVDTDGDGTIDALDLDSDGDTILDSDETSDDADGDGTGNWRDLDSDDDGLSDSDEAGDDDTETEPVDTDEDGTPDFLDTDSDDDGVLDIDEGTADDDLDDIPNYLDPSDDSDDVYYKVAGGCSNSGNGAPAPTGLMVVLALGAGLLWRRRRQAALFAATLVVAGGVGLAAQPVHAQEFSTSFQAEHFEPMYSQHTNTLNIARSDVLPHLVPSASLFLHFADDPFTLHEVRNGEESLASRVIDSQLKAELGLGLGLFDRAEIGVVLPVALYQGSDGAAQLDGPAAVDNFGLADLRVIPKVRVLDPESFAGVGLSFIAPLYLPVGNDSAFLSDGAVRFEPRLAFDYRVDGGLMVVANAAYQMRPERVAANHVSEDELRWGFGFEAPIREEWLTAVGSVFGSYTLADGRNPQDLQATADNVTGRPLELLAGLKANLAHLGLPEGMSAQLGGGPGLSSGVGAPDFRLFASLDYAMMPKPEPAGPIDSDNDGLVDADDQCPQQAEDIDNFEDGDGCPDLDNDKDGIADVDDECVDTAEDKDGFEDKNGCPDLDNDEDGIADTEDKCPDTAGLAEKEGCPDNDPDRDGIASADDLCPEMPEDKDGFEDEDGCPDTDNDKDGIADADDKCPGEAEVINGFEDEDGCPDKGESKVKVTDKKIEILDRVYFDTAKATIQKRSHNVLNQVASILKAHPEITRVRVEGHTDSRGKDEMNQDLSQRRAEAVMGYLVERGIDADRLVAKGFGETKPIRDNDTAEGRSKNRRVEFVIVEQKRN encoded by the coding sequence TTGTTACTGGGCTCATCGACCGCCGATGCACAGACCTTCCCCCCCGACAGTGACTGGGTCGAGGTCACGCAGAACGGCTCGCCGATCAACGAACCGATCGGCGATGCGAACGGCGAGCGTGACATCGTCAGCGATGCGAACAACCCGCCGGCGTACATCTACGCCGACGCGACGCACTACTATTTCCGGCTGCGCCTCGACGAGTCGCCGTTGACCAACTCGGGTACCTACCGGCCCTTCGGCTGGGCGGTCGAGTTCGACACCGACGGCAACCTCGACAACTACGAGTACTTGGCGATGCTCGACGGCATCGCCAACCCCGACGAGGTCAACCTCTGGAAGAACACCGTCCAGAGCAAGATCGGAGATCCGAGCGACTCGGCCGAAGTGCTCCTGGCCACCTACTCGATCACCACGCACGCCCGTGCGGTGCAGGCGAGTTCGAGTATTAACGGCACGCCCGACTGGTTCGCCGACTGGGCGATCAACAAGGCCGACCTTGCCGCCGAGGGGATCACCGACAGCACACAGCTGACGCTCATCTTCGGCAGCTCGAACAACGCACAATCGATCGCCGCCGACCTGATGGCCCCCAGCGGGGTGACCACGCTCAGCGGCGCGGCCAGCGACCCGGTGACCTGTGACGCCAACGGCTGCAGCACCGCCTGCATCGACAACGACGGTGACGGGCTGACCGATTGCGAGGAGGCTGGGCTGGGCACCAGCGACAGCGCGGTCGACACCGACGGCGACGGCATCGATGACTGGCTGGAGACCGACGGCGGCAGCGCCATCGACACCGACAGCGACGGCACCATCGACGCCCTCGACTCCGACTCGGACGACGACGGGCTGGCCGACTCGACCGAAGGCGCCACCGACACCGACGGCGATACCATCGGCGACTGGCGCGACACCGACGACGACGGCGACGGCATCCCGACCGCTGACGAAGTCACCGACTCGACCGCGCTGGGCGACAACGACGTCGACACCACCGGCGGAAGCAACTGGCTCGACACCGACGCCGACGGCGACGGCACCGACGACGGCACCGAAGGCCGCGGCGACGTCGACGGCGACGGCATCCCGAACTATCTCGACGCCGATGACACCGACGGTCCCGACGCCGATGCCGACGGCGACGGGCTGCTCAACTCGACCGAATCCAACTTGGGCACCGACCCGTACAACACCGACACCGACGGCGATGGCATCGACGATTTCGTCGAGACCGACGGCGGCAACCCCACCGACACCGACAGCGACGGCACCATCGACGCGCTGGACACCGACTCGGACGACGACGGGCTGACCGATTCGGCCGAAGGCACGAGCGACACCGACGGTGATACCATCGGCGACTGGCGAGACACCGACGACGACGGCGACGGCATCCCGACCGCCGACGAAGTCACCGACTCGACCGCGCTGGGCGACAACAACGTCGACACCACCGGCGGCGACAACTGGCTCGACACCGACGCCGACGGCGACGGCACCGACGACGGCACCGAAGGCCGCGGCGACGTCGACGGCGACGGCATCCCGAACTACCTCGACGCCGACGACACCGACGGTCCCCTGGCCGATCCGGACGGCGACGGCCTGACCAACGCCGAGGAGACGACCGCGGGCACCGACCCGAATAACCCGGACACCGACGGCGACGGACTCACCGACGGCGACGAGGTCAACAACCACAGCACCGACCCGAACGACACCGACACCGACGGCGACGGCCTGTCCGACGGCGACGAAGTCAACACTCACGGCACCGACCCGACCCTGACCGACACCGACAACGGCGGCGTCCCCGACGGCACCGAGGTCAACTCGGGCACCGATCCGCTCGACGGCAGCGACGACTCCACGCTCGTCGACTCCGACGGCGACGGCCTGACCGACGCCCAGGAGACGACGCTGGGTACCGATCCCAACAACGCCGATTCGGACGGCGACGGCATCGACGACTTCGTCGAGACCGACGGCGGCTCGGCCACCGACACCGACAACGACGGCACCATCGACGCCCTCGACGATGACTCGGACGGCGACGGCGTGCTCGACATCGACGAGATGTACGACACCGCCGACGAGGACATCGACGGCGACGGCACGCCCAACTGGCGCGACACCGACGATGACGACGACGGTATTTTGACCGCCGACGAACTCGACGACTCGACCACCCTGGGCGACCAGGACGTCGACGGCGACGGCTACGAGAACTACTTCGACACCGACGCCGACGGCGACGGCGCCGACGATACCACCGAAGGCCGCGGCGACGTCGACGGCGACGGCGCTCCGAACTACCTCGACGCCGACGACACCGACGGCCCCCTGGCCGACCCGGACGGCGACGGCCTGACCAACGAGGAAGAGACGACCGCGGGCACCGACCCGAACGTCTCGGACTCGGACGGCGACGGCTTGAGCGACGGCGAGGAAGTCAACGACCACAACACCGACCCGACGAACGCCGACAGCGACGGCGACGGCCTCAATGACGGCGAGGAAGTCAACGACCACGGCACTGACCCGAACGACGGCGACACCGACGACGGCGGCTTGTCCGACGGCGCCGAGGTCTCCAACGGAGGCGACCCGCTCGATCCCGAGGACGACAACGACGGCGTCGACAGCGACGGCGACGGCCTGACCGACGACGAAGAGGTCAACCTGGGCACCGACCCGAACGCCGGCGACACCGACGGTGACGGCATTCTGGACGGCAGCGAGCTCGACCTGGGTACCGACCCGACCCTCGAAGACACCGACGGCGACGGCGTGCTCGACGGCGACGAAGCCGACCTGGGCACCGACCCGACGATCGCCGACACCGACGGCGACGGCATCATCGACGGCGACGAGCGCGATCTGGGCACCGACCCGACCGTGTCGGACTCCGATGGTGACGGCATCGACGACAGCGTCGAGACCGACGGCGGCAACGCCGTCGACACCGACGGCGACGGCACCATCGACGCCCTCGACCTCGACAGCGACGGCGACACCATCCTCGACTCCGACGAGACGAGCGACGACGCCGACGGCGACGGCACCGGCAACTGGCGCGACCTCGACAGCGACGACGACGGCCTGAGCGACAGCGACGAGGCCGGCGACGACGACACCGAGACCGAGCCGGTCGACACCGACGAAGACGGCACCCCCGACTTCCTCGACACCGACTCGGACGACGACGGCGTGCTCGACATCGACGAGGGCACCGCCGACGACGACCTCGACGATATCCCCAACTACCTGGACCCGTCGGATGACTCCGACGACGTCTACTACAAGGTCGCCGGCGGCTGCTCGAACTCCGGCAATGGCGCCCCGGCGCCGACCGGTCTGATGGTCGTGCTCGCCCTGGGCGCAGGCCTGCTGTGGCGGCGCCGCCGCCAGGCCGCCCTCTTCGCCGCCACGCTCGTCGTGGCCGGCGGCGTGGGCTTGGCCGCCCAGCCCGTACACGCCCAGGAGTTCTCGACCTCCTTCCAGGCCGAGCACTTCGAGCCGATGTACTCCCAGCACACCAACACGCTGAACATCGCCCGCTCCGACGTGCTCCCCCACCTGGTCCCCTCGGCGAGCCTCTTTTTGCACTTCGCCGACGACCCGTTCACCCTCCACGAGGTGCGAAACGGCGAGGAGTCGCTGGCCAGCCGCGTCATCGACAGCCAGCTCAAGGCCGAGCTCGGCCTAGGGCTAGGCTTGTTCGACCGCGCCGAGATCGGCGTGGTGCTGCCCGTGGCCCTCTATCAGGGCAGCGACGGCGCCGCGCAACTCGACGGTCCGGCCGCCGTCGACAACTTCGGCCTGGCCGACCTGCGCGTCATCCCGAAGGTGCGCGTGCTCGACCCGGAGAGCTTCGCCGGCGTGGGCCTGTCGTTCATCGCGCCGCTGTATCTCCCGGTGGGAAACGACTCGGCTTTTTTGTCTGATGGCGCCGTGCGCTTCGAGCCGCGGCTGGCCTTCGACTACCGCGTCGACGGCGGCCTGATGGTCGTGGCCAACGCCGCCTACCAGATGCGCCCCGAGCGCGTGGCCGCCAACCACGTCTCCGAAGACGAGCTCCGCTGGGGCTTTGGCTTCGAGGCGCCCATCCGCGAAGAGTGGCTCACCGCCGTGGGCAGCGTCTTCGGCAGCTACACCCTGGCCGACGGCCGCAACCCCCAGGACCTGCAGGCGACCGCCGACAACGTCACCGGCCGCCCCCTCGAGCTTCTGGCCGGCCTCAAGGCCAACCTCGCCCACCTGGGCCTGCCCGAGGGCATGAGCGCCCAACTCGGCGGCGGCCCCGGCCTGAGCAGCGGCGTGGGCGCGCCCGACTTTCGCCTCTTCGCCTCGCTCGACTACGCGATGATGCCCAAGCCCGAGCCGGCAGGCCCCATCGACAGCGACAACGACGGGCTGGTCGACGCCGACGACCAGTGCCCCCAGCAGGCTGAAGACATCGACAACTTCGAAGACGGCGACGGCTGCCCTGATCTCGACAACGACAAGGACGGCATCGCCGACGTCGACGACGAGTGTGTCGACACCGCCGAAGACAAAGACGGCTTCGAGGACAAAAACGGCTGCCCCGATCTCGACAACGACGAAGACGGCATCGCCGACACCGAGGACAAATGTCCCGACACCGCCGGCCTGGCCGAAAAAGAGGGCTGCCCCGACAACGACCCCGACCGTGACGGCATCGCCAGCGCAGACGACCTGTGCCCCGAGATGCCCGAGGACAAAGACGGCTTCGAGGACGAGGACGGCTGCCCCGACACCGACAACGACAAAGACGGCATCGCCGACGCCGACGACAAGTGCCCCGGCGAGGCCGAGGTCATCA